CGAAACAGTTTATGTTGGAAAAGGTGATAATGGTCAATTTACTGCAATTTCAAGAAAAAGTTTTGGTTTTGAACCACGAGTAGGTGATTATGTAGAATTTTATCAAAACGGTGACGAGTATATTGTTTCAAAAATAGATAACAGTTCTCCAGTTAACTCTACTCAACATTCAAATGGAGTGAGCGATAAATCTAAACTGGCTGCAGCCTTATTTGCACTATTTTTAGGAGAACTTGGGGGCTACGATTTTTACATTGGAAATGCTAAACAAGGATACAAGCGTATCGGCATAACTCTGTTAGCAATCATTCCTATTTTATTGCCATTTGTTTTACTGGCAAATGCTATTTGGAATATTATGATTACTATTCAAGTTTTAACGTCCAAAACTGGTAGCAAATGGCATCAAGATGCCCAAGGTTTAGAATTGCAAGATTAAATACATGAAAAAATTATTTCTATTCAGTATCAGTATTTTAGCTATCTCTATTTTAACGGCTTGCCAACATCAGAGTGAAAACACTCCCTCAGCAAGTTCTGAAGCGACTGCTTCCAGTACTAGTTCAACTACTTCCACATCGGAAGAGAAGAAAAATGATTACACCCTATATAATCCTGTCCTTAAAGAATATGCCAAAGTATTAGATGGTTCATCAGCTTCACCTAAAGAGCTCAATTCAAAAGCAAACTTAAAAAATACTTATCCTAAAGAATACTCTGGACTACAATACAGCTTGTATGATTTAGACCAAAATGGTACGGACGAACTTTTGGTTGCCCTTAAAACGGATTCTAACTATTACGATTTATTAGATATTCGAACTCTAAAAAATGGGGAAGTTATTCGACTGACCAATGCAGAAAATAATCTGGATTTTATTGGAGAGCGAGTACATTTTAATCCTTTAGAAAATGGCTATTTCCAATTATCTACCCGTGTATCTACTAATCAAATCCAAGTTAAACTATACAAGTTAAATCAGGATGGAACACGGTTAGAGTTAATTAGCGAATCAGATACAGAAGAGGGACTGGGGACAAAACCACCTTCCCTTGATATAAGATCTTTCTCTTGGAAGTCTGTCACAAGTCTCATAAATGGAGAAACTAGCCTTCCGTCAGAAAGCAAAGGGATGGATATTTCTGCAATTCAAAATGGGGATTTTTCTAGTGTCTCAGGAACTTGGAGGAATCGTTCAGGTATTGAATTTACTTTCGACAAAAATGGTTTAGTAAGTGATAAGTCTAAAATTTCAATTGAACATGCTAAAGAAATTGACCACTATCTTAAGGCAAATTCTGTTTCTAAAGATGGAGGTGCTGGTACAGCTATTGCCTTTTTACCAGCTGGAGTTTCTTTAACTATGTCTGTCACCTCTTCTACAGATAATGGCTATACCGACTCATCTGATATCACACAAGACCGCTTATGGTTTGGACACCAACTTATCAATGGTAGTACTGAGGGATTTTTCTATAAGGTAGAATAGTCTTGGTAGACTCTTAAACTAGTTCATAAAATATCTATTAACTTTTCATAAATACATATAGGATAAATATTCTTATTTTCTTAGAATATTTATCCTATATTTTTATTATCTTTACATCCCTATCAATACTTGATGAATTCACTCTGAAAAAGATTAGACTTTTAACATCAAAATTGATAAAATAAAAAGGAAAATAAGATAAAAGGAAACTATAAATCACCATGATGAATATGCAAAACATGATGCGCCAAGCACAAAAACTTCAAAAACAAATGGAACAAAGCCAAGCTGAACTTGCTGCTATGCAATTTGTTGGCAAATCTGCTCAAGACCTTGTTCAAGCGACCTTGACTGGAGATAAGAAAGTTATCAGCATTGACTTTAATCCAGCTGTTGTTGATCCAGAAGATCTTGAAACTCTTTCAGATATGACCGTTCAAGCCATCAACTCTGCTCTTGAACAAATCGATGAAACTACCAAGAAAAAACTGGGTGCTTTCGCTGGGAAATTACCATTCTAATTAAAAAAACAAGCATTCAAGAGAATACTTACCTATCGTGGGAGGAACAACTGTTCCTCTTTTTTGTTACTAAAAATTGAAGAATTCCATCGCCTGTTTAAACAGTAAATCCGTGTACTCTGGGTCTTCTTGGGCAATGGTAACTTGCTCTTGAACCATTTCCAAATCATCTGTTATCATGCCATCAGCTCCTAGCTGAACAGATTTATCAAAGGACTCTGAACTATTGATGGTCCACACGTACAATTTCTGATCCGTATTCCAAAGCTTGTTGACAAAATTTTCATCCAAGGTTGAATACTCCATAGTGTAACCTGTGGCTTTGGTTCTTGGAAAAATACTATTGTAAGGCAAAATGAAATAGACTGGAATTTGTGAATCGTAGGCCAACACCTGATCAATCACATGGTAGTCTAAGGACTGCATTTGGTGACCATTCTGCTTAATGATGGCTCCATATTTGTCCATAAAGCGTTTCATCATATCTGGACTATCTTTTCGACTTGTTTTAATTTCAATAAGAAGTTTTTGATGCAATTCATTGGCTTTGTTGAGATAAGCATCAAAACTAGACACCTTACTCTGATAGCCATTTTCAGAAATATTAAGTTTGGTTAATTCCTCCAAAGTTAAATCCTGAGGATTGGCATTAACTCCTGTCAAATGCTTGATATTAGCATCATGCATCATGACAAACTGGCCATCTTTTGTTTCCTGAACATCCGTCTCAACAAAGTCTGGTTCTAGTTGGGCTGTCTTTTCTAGCGATTGGACAGTATTTTGGACACCATTCTTATTAGATACTCCTCTGTGAGAAATAACTAAAGGTTTATGTGCAACTGGAGCTTCCAAATAAACATAACCCTCAAGAGCGAAAAAGATACCAGCACAGCCCATCACTCCCCATCTCATCCAGTGGTCTTTCTTTCTCCTTGGTGTGATTTCTAATTCTTCTCCTGTCAAGAATGAAACAAATTTAATGAGAAAGTAAGTCAAGGCCATATAGTGGAAATTCTTAATCAAGACAAAGTTGATAATTCCCAGCACAAGAGATTCCTTATGGGTCAAACCATCCATTAGTGCCTGACTTGCCAAGATTGGAATCAATAAAAGAATGAAAAATAGGTATGTTTTGACGATAATCCAAAGCAAGTTCCAAATATAAAACCAAGAGTGCTTTCTTGTCTTCTCTAGACTGTATCTGACTGCTTCTTTGACTGTTTTCTTCTCAAATAAAAGCTGAGGTAGAGCAAACATGAAACGCACTGAAATGTAAAATAGAAGTAAAGCCAAAATAGTAACCACTATACCTACTAGCCAATACTTGTCTTCCACATAATCAACGATAAAGTCTGGAATGACAATTTTATTTAGGTAGTAAATCTTTAAAATCTTTCGAATCAATGGAAAGAGCATCATGACATAAAAGAAGATAAAGGCTATCTTGGAAAGCGTCACTTGCTTCATAAACAAGAAACTTTGATGAAAGACCTTGCGACTGTACTCTAGCAAGGTTCTCTTTTCATGACATAATAAATGACGAGCACCAATAAAGAGAAGTCCTATCTGGTAATAGGCAATCAGTAAATTAACGATTACCAGAACAAATAAAGCAAGACTAACAAAGGGAGAACCCTTTATAATGGCAAAAATATTGTTGTAGGATAGAAAGAGATAACCTGTCTGACGGAGCAAAAGTCCAGCAATCCAAGAATTTGACGGTAACCATACAAACTCAATCATCATGAAAGTCAAGAAGAAAAGAAAGAGTATTTTATCTAGATTAAAGTATATCTGCTTAAAACCTAGATTTTTAGGTTTTTCAGGTTTCATAGGCACTCCTAGTCAAATAATTGAGACAAGTCCAAGCCTCCAAAAGGATTATTCGAGAGGCTACTTTCTGCCCCTAACAATTCTCTAGCTTGATCCGACTCTAGAAAGGACTCGTAAACACGCGCTGTCATACGAGCATCCTCCAAGCTATTATGGGACTGACCTTGAAATCCAAGAAACGAGGCAACGGTTTGCAATTTGAGATTGGCAATACCATGTAAATCCGAACTCCGACGTTCAAAGGCTTCATCATACAGATCCACCTTGTACTGCAGGCTGTAGTCTAAACCATGATCCGCTAAAATAGGCAAATCACTTTTAGCAGCATTGTATCCAACCATGGGTAAAGAACCCACAAACTCTTGGAAATCTTTTATGACTTCCTCCACTGGAGGAGCATCTTTTAAGGTCTCGGCTGTAATCCCAGTCAAACCATTGATAAAACTTTTTAGAGGCACACTGGTATGAACATAGGAATCATAGGCATCGATTTCCCGACCATCTCTAAAACGCACTGCCGATACTTGGATCAAGTGTGTTTGTCCTTCGTGCTGATTAAATTCTAAATCGAAAGCAATGTAATCTTCTAATCGTTCCATTTTCTACCTCTCCTATACTGTTATTTTACTTGAGCAACTATACTATTTAGAAACAAAAGAAGCCATCAGGTTAGCATTTGACCTAAACAGCTCCTTGATTATCCTCCAAATAAACGAGCAAAAAAGCCTTTCTTAGTTGATTGGACTTCTTCTTTTGCTTGGTCCAGCTCTAGCTTAAGATTTTCTTGATCCTTCATTGCTTGAAGAGTCAATTGTTGCTGCTGATCGAGTTGTTTGTCTTTCTCAGCAATCTGACGGTCTTTGATACGCATCTGCTCGTCTTTTTCTGATAACTGACGATCCTTGGCTTTTAATTGTTCATAGAGACGAAGAATTTCTGCATTCTTCTCATCAACCAGAATCTCCATCAGTTCACGTTGCTTGACATCTTCACTGACAGGCTCATCTTCAAAAATCGTTTTTTTATAGATTTCTTCTAGCTTAATCAAGCCACTTCTGGTAACGACTGTTACCCCTTTGTCATTTTTATCTGTATCTTCTTCTGGTAATTCTTTGACACGGTTATTGATTGCTTGGCGAGATAATCCTAAGACCTCTGCAATCTCACTGACGGTCATTTCAATACTCATAATATCCTCTGAAACGTTTTCTAGCTTTTCTTTACTTAAATCTTATCATAAGCTAGAAAAACTGTCAAATTTTCGCTTAATCTAAGGCCTTCAAAAAAGCTAATAAGACTTGGGCAGAGCGACGTCCAGCTTCGATAATAAACTCATCAAAAGAGATGTTTGCTTCATGGTTGGCATTATCACTCATAGCTCGGATGACTAAGACTGGAAGATTAAGGGCATGCGCTGCCTGAGCAATAGCCGCCCCCTCCATCTCAACAGCCAAAACATCTGGAAAATGGGACTTAATCGCTTCTATCTTATCATTTCCTGCGACAAAACTATCTCCTGTAGCAATCAATCCAAGATGCCAGTTCTGGTCCAATTGAGATAGACTCTCTTGAATTTTAGCAACAAAGGTTTTATCTGATTCAAAATAAAGCGGTTGTTGTGCCATTTGTCCATAAGCATAGCCAAATGCTGTGACATCCACATCATGATAGGCTAATTTGTCAGCAATCACAACATCCCCAACAGCAATACCTTCTGCTACTGCCCCAGCTGATCCCGTATTAATCACAGCATCCACTTGAAAATGATCAGCTAAAATAGCTACACTCATAGCAGACATCACCTTACCAATTCCACTTTCTACAAGAACGACTTCATGAGAAGCAATGGTTCCTGTGTGATAGGTATTGCCTAAAACAATTTGCTCCTGGGCATTGTCCAAATGCTGGACCAGATACGCCAGTTCTTCTGGCATAGCCGCAATAATTCCTATTTTCATTTCAATTCCTTTTCTATTACAAAAGTTTCATTGCTAAGACAAGCAAAATTAAGAGAAAGATGACTGCAAATAAAATCTTATTCAACTTAGAATTGAAGACATTTCTCTTGGTATTTTCAATGCGACGGCTTTTATGAATAGACGGTTCGACCTGAATCTTCAAGGTTTCCTGGCTAAAACCATGATCCTTAGGATTGGCATAACCAAAATGGGAAGAAGAGGTTGGTAAAATTTTTGTCTCCTCATCATCTAGCAAAGGAGGACCTGAAATCTTTTCGCCTCTATTAGCTCTTTCAATCATTTCATCCGTTAATAAAGGTTTACCCATACTGACCTCCTCTATTTTTTCTGCAATTCCCAATACTGAACAGCCATAATTGTCTTAGCATCACAGATATGACCTGATTGGATCAATTCCTTGGCTTCCTCTAAGCTCACTTCAAGTACCTCCAAGGTCTCATCCTCATCCTGCGGACGCGGATTTTCTACCTTTGTCAAATCGCTTGCTAGGTATAGTTTTAACTTTTCATTACAAAAGCCAATGGCTGAGTAAAAATCGTACAAGAGTTCTAATTTCCCTGTATAGGCTGTTTCTTCCTCCAGTTCACGAAGGGCTGCTGCCACAGGGTCTGTATTCTCTCCTACTTCCAACTTTCCTGCTGGAATTTCGTAAGAGACAGCCTCGATAGCTTTGCGGTACTGCTTGACCAAGATAAGTTTTTGTTCATCCGTTACTGCCAAAACGCAGACAGCTCCATTGTGGAAAATCAAATCGCGTTGGGCAGTTCCCTTGCCTTCTGGTAATTCAACCTGATCTTGAACCAGTTTAAAAATTGGTCCTTGATAGATTTCTTTTCGGCTAAGCGTTTTTTCTTCAAATTCCATGATAGGCTCCTACTGATTCTTAGGATGATGAGGAAGGCGAGTTGCATATTCATCTTTATTGACCTGACGACCACGACCAA
The Streptococcus toyakuensis genome window above contains:
- a CDS encoding DUF6287 domain-containing protein, whose protein sequence is MKKLFLFSISILAISILTACQHQSENTPSASSEATASSTSSTTSTSEEKKNDYTLYNPVLKEYAKVLDGSSASPKELNSKANLKNTYPKEYSGLQYSLYDLDQNGTDELLVALKTDSNYYDLLDIRTLKNGEVIRLTNAENNLDFIGERVHFNPLENGYFQLSTRVSTNQIQVKLYKLNQDGTRLELISESDTEEGLGTKPPSLDIRSFSWKSVTSLINGETSLPSESKGMDISAIQNGDFSSVSGTWRNRSGIEFTFDKNGLVSDKSKISIEHAKEIDHYLKANSVSKDGGAGTAIAFLPAGVSLTMSVTSSTDNGYTDSSDITQDRLWFGHQLINGSTEGFFYKVE
- a CDS encoding YbaB/EbfC family nucleoid-associated protein — its product is MMNMQNMMRQAQKLQKQMEQSQAELAAMQFVGKSAQDLVQATLTGDKKVISIDFNPAVVDPEDLETLSDMTVQAINSALEQIDETTKKKLGAFAGKLPF
- a CDS encoding glycerophosphodiester phosphodiesterase, which translates into the protein MKPEKPKNLGFKQIYFNLDKILFLFFLTFMMIEFVWLPSNSWIAGLLLRQTGYLFLSYNNIFAIIKGSPFVSLALFVLVIVNLLIAYYQIGLLFIGARHLLCHEKRTLLEYSRKVFHQSFLFMKQVTLSKIAFIFFYVMMLFPLIRKILKIYYLNKIVIPDFIVDYVEDKYWLVGIVVTILALLLFYISVRFMFALPQLLFEKKTVKEAVRYSLEKTRKHSWFYIWNLLWIIVKTYLFFILLLIPILASQALMDGLTHKESLVLGIINFVLIKNFHYMALTYFLIKFVSFLTGEELEITPRRKKDHWMRWGVMGCAGIFFALEGYVYLEAPVAHKPLVISHRGVSNKNGVQNTVQSLEKTAQLEPDFVETDVQETKDGQFVMMHDANIKHLTGVNANPQDLTLEELTKLNISENGYQSKVSSFDAYLNKANELHQKLLIEIKTSRKDSPDMMKRFMDKYGAIIKQNGHQMQSLDYHVIDQVLAYDSQIPVYFILPYNSIFPRTKATGYTMEYSTLDENFVNKLWNTDQKLYVWTINSSESFDKSVQLGADGMITDDLEMVQEQVTIAQEDPEYTDLLFKQAMEFFNF
- a CDS encoding 3'-5' exonuclease, which produces MERLEDYIAFDLEFNQHEGQTHLIQVSAVRFRDGREIDAYDSYVHTSVPLKSFINGLTGITAETLKDAPPVEEVIKDFQEFVGSLPMVGYNAAKSDLPILADHGLDYSLQYKVDLYDEAFERRSSDLHGIANLKLQTVASFLGFQGQSHNSLEDARMTARVYESFLESDQARELLGAESSLSNNPFGGLDLSQLFD
- the rocS gene encoding chromosome segregation protein RocS, whose protein sequence is MSIEMTVSEIAEVLGLSRQAINNRVKELPEEDTDKNDKGVTVVTRSGLIKLEEIYKKTIFEDEPVSEDVKQRELMEILVDEKNAEILRLYEQLKAKDRQLSEKDEQMRIKDRQIAEKDKQLDQQQQLTLQAMKDQENLKLELDQAKEEVQSTKKGFFARLFGG
- a CDS encoding 5'-methylthioadenosine/adenosylhomocysteine nucleosidase; amino-acid sequence: MKIGIIAAMPEELAYLVQHLDNAQEQIVLGNTYHTGTIASHEVVLVESGIGKVMSAMSVAILADHFQVDAVINTGSAGAVAEGIAVGDVVIADKLAYHDVDVTAFGYAYGQMAQQPLYFESDKTFVAKIQESLSQLDQNWHLGLIATGDSFVAGNDKIEAIKSHFPDVLAVEMEGAAIAQAAHALNLPVLVIRAMSDNANHEANISFDEFIIEAGRRSAQVLLAFLKALD
- the macP gene encoding cell wall synthase accessory phosphoprotein MacP, producing MGKPLLTDEMIERANRGEKISGPPLLDDEETKILPTSSSHFGYANPKDHGFSQETLKIQVEPSIHKSRRIENTKRNVFNSKLNKILFAVIFLLILLVLAMKLL
- a CDS encoding NUDIX hydrolase — protein: MEFEEKTLSRKEIYQGPIFKLVQDQVELPEGKGTAQRDLIFHNGAVCVLAVTDEQKLILVKQYRKAIEAVSYEIPAGKLEVGENTDPVAAALRELEEETAYTGKLELLYDFYSAIGFCNEKLKLYLASDLTKVENPRPQDEDETLEVLEVSLEEAKELIQSGHICDAKTIMAVQYWELQKK